The following proteins are co-located in the Flectobacillus major DSM 103 genome:
- the fbaA gene encoding class II fructose-bisphosphate aldolase, whose product MSSLATQKGVLHGDAVQELFEIAKKHQFALPAVNVTGTDTVNGVLEAAKAVNSPVIIQFSNGGAQFYAGKSLPNGKQEASIAGAISGAYHVHQLAEVYGVQVILHTDHCAKKLLPWLDGLLDAGEKFFAQYGKPLFSSHMIDLSEEPLHENIEICAKYLERMSKLGMTLEIELGVTGGEEDGVDNSDVDSSKLYTQPSEVAYAYEELSKISHRFTIAAAFGNVHGVYKPGNVKLQPVILKNSQDFIKEKYGLEAEKPINFVFHGGSGSSREEIREAISYGAIKMNIDTDLQWAFWEGILGYYKAKEGYLQGQIGNPEGDDSPNKKYYDPRVWLRKGEDTFVSRLKLAFEDLNSVGVNQYL is encoded by the coding sequence ATGTCAAGTTTAGCTACTCAGAAAGGTGTATTGCATGGAGATGCAGTGCAAGAACTCTTCGAAATTGCCAAGAAACACCAATTTGCTTTACCAGCCGTAAACGTTACCGGTACAGATACTGTTAATGGTGTGTTGGAAGCTGCCAAAGCAGTGAACTCTCCTGTAATCATTCAGTTCTCTAATGGAGGTGCTCAGTTTTATGCAGGTAAATCATTACCGAATGGCAAGCAAGAGGCATCTATTGCTGGTGCAATCTCTGGTGCATACCACGTACATCAATTAGCTGAGGTGTATGGAGTACAAGTTATTCTTCATACTGACCACTGTGCTAAGAAATTATTACCTTGGTTAGACGGTCTTTTGGATGCTGGCGAAAAATTCTTTGCTCAATATGGCAAGCCTCTTTTCTCATCGCACATGATTGACCTTTCTGAAGAACCATTACACGAAAATATCGAAATCTGTGCTAAGTATCTTGAAAGAATGTCAAAATTAGGCATGACTCTAGAGATTGAATTAGGTGTTACAGGTGGCGAAGAAGATGGTGTTGATAACTCGGATGTTGATTCATCAAAATTATATACTCAGCCTTCAGAAGTAGCTTATGCTTATGAAGAATTGAGCAAAATCTCTCACCGTTTTACTATTGCAGCTGCTTTTGGAAACGTACACGGGGTTTATAAACCTGGTAACGTGAAATTGCAACCTGTTATCTTGAAAAACTCTCAGGATTTTATCAAGGAAAAATACGGTTTGGAAGCTGAAAAGCCTATCAACTTTGTATTCCATGGTGGTTCGGGTTCTTCTCGTGAAGAAATCCGTGAGGCAATCTCTTATGGTGCTATCAAAATGAATATCGATACCGATTTGCAATGGGCGTTCTGGGAAGGTATTCTTGGATACTACAAAGCAAAAGAAGGTTATTTGCAAGGACAAATCGGTAACCCTGAGGGCGATGATTCTCCAAACAAAAAATATTATGACCCACGTGTTTGGTTGCGTAAAGGTGAAGACACATTCGTAAGCCGTTTGAAGTTGGCTTTTGAAGACCTTAACTCGGTAGGTGTAAACCAGTACTTGTAA
- a CDS encoding serine O-acetyltransferase: MLPKDFLEVLCQKHSKPNTFPPTSAVKELFTDIMMTLFPEQTQRHYGCLDELQEAFDQIELRLTRLLRSMQQHLDDDARGLSSKYIQKLPEIYRILLTDIQAILSGDPAAQSEYEVIRAYPGFYAITFYRLAHGLYEMGIPMLPRILTEYAHSKTGIDIHPGADIDEYFMIDHGTGVVVGETTTIGKHVKLYQGVTLGALSVSKEMASLKRHPTIEDHVVIYSGATILGGETVVGANSIIGGNVWLTRSVPPQTKIYHQEQVKILQ, translated from the coding sequence ATGTTACCAAAAGACTTTTTGGAGGTGCTTTGTCAAAAGCATTCCAAACCCAATACTTTCCCTCCTACATCAGCTGTAAAAGAACTTTTTACAGATATTATGATGACGCTTTTTCCCGAACAAACACAAAGACATTATGGGTGCTTGGACGAACTACAGGAGGCTTTTGACCAAATAGAACTACGTTTGACTAGATTGTTACGCTCAATGCAACAGCATCTGGACGACGACGCTCGTGGCTTGTCTAGCAAATATATACAAAAACTTCCTGAAATATATAGGATATTACTAACCGATATTCAAGCCATTTTATCGGGCGACCCAGCCGCCCAAAGCGAATATGAGGTTATTAGGGCTTATCCGGGTTTCTATGCTATTACGTTTTATCGGCTGGCTCATGGCTTGTACGAAATGGGTATTCCGATGCTTCCTCGTATTTTGACAGAATATGCTCACTCAAAAACAGGTATTGATATTCATCCAGGAGCAGATATCGACGAATACTTTATGATAGACCACGGTACGGGCGTTGTTGTAGGCGAAACCACCACAATTGGCAAGCATGTAAAGCTTTACCAAGGTGTAACGCTTGGGGCACTGTCGGTAAGTAAGGAAATGGCTTCGCTCAAAAGACACCCAACTATCGAAGACCATGTTGTGATTTATTCGGGAGCTACTATCCTTGGTGGCGAAACCGTTGTGGGGGCTAATTCCATTATTGGCGGGAATGTCTGGCTTACCCGTAGTGTGCCTCCTCAAACCAAAATATATCATCAGGAACAAGTAAAAATTTTACAATAA
- the cysM gene encoding cysteine synthase CysM, giving the protein MATLLDLVGNTPLVELNRINPNPHVKIYGKLEGNNPGGSVKDRAAHGMIKGALERGEITPGIKLIEATSGNTGIALAMIARLYDIDIELVMPENSTRERVLTMEAFGAKVTLTPASVGIEGSRDYAEAKVAEGGYLMLNQFANPDNYLAHYNTTGPEIWRDTQQLVTHFVSSMGTTGTIMGTSKYLKEVNSDIQIVGCQPTEGAKIPGIRRWPTEYLPKIFDPSRVDRIMDISEEEARTMANTLAKVEGVFGGMSSGGAVSAAVRLAQELESGVIVCIICDRGDRYLSSDLFGA; this is encoded by the coding sequence ATGGCAACATTACTAGATTTGGTTGGCAATACGCCACTGGTAGAATTAAATAGAATTAATCCTAACCCCCATGTAAAGATTTATGGAAAACTGGAAGGCAATAACCCAGGAGGATCGGTAAAAGACCGTGCAGCTCATGGTATGATCAAAGGAGCTTTAGAACGTGGCGAAATCACACCGGGTATCAAGCTTATCGAGGCTACATCTGGCAATACAGGTATTGCACTGGCTATGATTGCCCGTCTTTATGATATTGATATTGAATTGGTAATGCCCGAAAACTCTACCCGCGAAAGGGTACTTACGATGGAAGCATTTGGGGCCAAAGTAACCCTTACTCCTGCCAGTGTGGGTATCGAAGGTTCACGTGACTACGCCGAGGCCAAGGTAGCGGAAGGGGGCTACTTGATGCTTAATCAATTTGCTAACCCCGACAATTACTTGGCTCATTATAATACCACTGGCCCCGAAATTTGGCGAGACACACAACAATTGGTAACTCACTTTGTAAGCTCGATGGGTACTACTGGTACTATTATGGGTACTTCCAAGTATTTGAAAGAAGTAAATTCAGATATTCAGATTGTAGGTTGCCAGCCTACCGAGGGGGCTAAAATACCGGGAATAAGACGTTGGCCAACGGAGTATTTACCCAAAATATTTGACCCTAGTAGAGTAGATAGAATTATGGATATTTCGGAAGAAGAAGCTCGAACTATGGCCAATACGCTTGCCAAAGTAGAAGGTGTATTTGGAGGAATGAGTAGCGGTGGGGCTGTTTCGGCGGCTGTTAGATTGGCTCAGGAGCTAGAAAGTGGCGTTATTGTTTGTATTATTTGCGACCGTGGCGACAGGTATTTGTCTAGCGACTTGTTTGGAGCTTAG
- a CDS encoding methylenetetrahydrofolate reductase, with the protein MFLDKIKSKESGILLYGITPPKAQVEPLKVVEIAEKTLVRLHSLDIDALVVYDVQDESARTSEERPFPFISAHDPFEFAKEHLHSLDIPKIIYRPAGKFTQEELTLWLDDVIAHGFSPVFVGIPAPDFKPITSLSEAYSIWRKYQDTSVIGAVTIPERHAVLNDEDQRILDKMSSGVSYFVSQCVFNVDYAKRVIDDLVKTCVHKEIALPTIIFTLTACGSLKTLHFMEWLGIHVPEALKEEFKTSENVLARSVEVCMTIAEELIHYCAEKGVPFGFNIESVAIRKDEIEASIAMVNRIGETLKAQGLRK; encoded by the coding sequence ATGTTTTTAGATAAAATAAAGTCGAAAGAGTCGGGTATCTTATTGTATGGAATTACACCCCCCAAAGCACAAGTAGAACCACTGAAAGTAGTTGAGATTGCTGAAAAAACCTTGGTACGTTTACATTCGCTCGATATTGATGCTTTGGTGGTATATGATGTACAAGACGAATCGGCTCGTACAAGCGAAGAAAGGCCTTTTCCGTTTATTAGTGCTCACGACCCCTTTGAGTTTGCCAAAGAACACCTACATTCACTCGATATTCCTAAAATTATCTATAGACCCGCCGGGAAATTTACGCAAGAAGAATTAACGCTATGGCTCGATGATGTTATTGCTCATGGTTTTTCACCTGTATTTGTAGGTATACCTGCTCCTGATTTTAAACCTATCACGAGTTTGTCAGAAGCCTACAGTATTTGGCGTAAATACCAAGATACATCAGTAATAGGGGCTGTTACGATTCCCGAGCGTCATGCTGTTTTGAATGATGAAGACCAACGTATTTTGGATAAAATGAGCTCGGGGGTAAGTTATTTTGTGTCACAATGTGTATTCAATGTAGACTACGCCAAGCGTGTAATAGATGATTTGGTAAAAACGTGTGTCCACAAAGAAATAGCACTTCCTACTATTATTTTTACACTGACAGCCTGTGGTTCTTTAAAAACCCTTCATTTTATGGAATGGCTTGGCATTCATGTTCCAGAAGCATTGAAAGAGGAATTTAAAACTTCTGAGAATGTACTAGCACGTTCGGTAGAGGTGTGTATGACAATTGCCGAAGAATTGATTCATTATTGTGCCGAAAAAGGAGTTCCTTTTGGTTTTAATATAGAAAGTGTAGCAATTAGAAAAGACGAAATAGAAGCATCAATTGCAATGGTTAATCGAATAGGAGAGACGCTGAAGGCACAAGGACTCCGTAAGTAA
- a CDS encoding RsmB/NOP family class I SAM-dependent RNA methyltransferase: MRIHRPLADAVVGTLQEIFLNKRQADRAIEYVLKSNRKWGSRDRAFIAENTYEVVRWWRMLHYVIDAPDTLNKFHFWQAFGAWQLLKERHANSEESLFRLPDWTEFSKVSIPKVFARYEEATKIRKVIESVPDWLDALGEEELGEEKWNHELPALNQQAPVVLRVNTLKTNKEHLQDLLGDEDINSVLNNELPDALILEGRPNVFKTEFFKDGFFEVQDAASQLVAPFLDVKAGMRVIDACAGAGGKTLHIAALMENKGRIIAMDVEERKLQELQKRARRAGAMNLETRLIEPKTIKRLQESADRLLLDVPCSGLGVLRRNPDAKWKLTPEFIDGLRTIQYNILSQYSTMLKKGGKMVFATCSLLPSESEAHVKRFLEEQGDKWELLEERRTSPADEGYDGFYMACLLKK; encoded by the coding sequence ATGAGAATCCATCGCCCTTTGGCTGATGCCGTTGTTGGTACTTTACAAGAAATTTTTCTAAATAAGCGTCAAGCAGACCGTGCTATTGAATATGTGTTGAAATCGAACCGTAAATGGGGTAGCCGTGACCGTGCTTTTATTGCTGAAAATACCTACGAAGTCGTAAGATGGTGGCGTATGTTACATTATGTAATTGACGCACCTGATACCCTGAATAAATTTCACTTTTGGCAGGCTTTTGGAGCATGGCAGTTGCTAAAAGAACGCCATGCCAACTCAGAGGAATCATTATTTAGATTGCCTGATTGGACTGAGTTTTCAAAAGTAAGTATTCCAAAAGTATTTGCTCGATACGAAGAGGCTACAAAAATCAGAAAAGTTATTGAATCTGTTCCTGATTGGTTAGATGCCCTTGGCGAAGAGGAGTTAGGAGAAGAAAAATGGAATCACGAACTTCCTGCTCTTAATCAGCAAGCTCCTGTAGTACTAAGAGTAAATACACTGAAAACAAATAAAGAACACCTTCAGGATTTGTTGGGTGACGAAGACATTAATAGTGTGCTCAACAATGAGCTACCCGATGCTCTTATTTTGGAAGGTCGCCCGAATGTATTCAAAACTGAATTTTTCAAAGATGGGTTCTTTGAAGTACAGGATGCAGCCTCACAATTGGTAGCTCCATTTTTAGATGTAAAGGCTGGTATGCGTGTTATTGATGCCTGTGCAGGTGCTGGAGGCAAAACATTGCATATTGCGGCTTTGATGGAAAACAAAGGCCGTATTATTGCGATGGACGTTGAGGAACGCAAATTGCAAGAACTCCAAAAACGTGCTCGCCGTGCAGGAGCTATGAACCTCGAAACACGCCTTATTGAACCCAAAACTATCAAAAGGCTACAAGAAAGTGCCGACCGATTGTTATTAGATGTACCTTGCTCAGGCTTAGGTGTACTCAGAAGAAACCCTGATGCTAAATGGAAACTTACACCTGAGTTTATAGACGGCTTGCGTACAATTCAATACAATATTCTATCGCAGTATTCGACAATGTTGAAAAAAGGTGGAAAAATGGTATTTGCTACTTGTAGCTTATTACCTTCTGAAAGTGAAGCCCATGTTAAACGTTTCTTGGAAGAACAAGGCGACAAGTGGGAGTTGCTCGAAGAACGACGTACTTCGCCAGCAGACGAAGGATATGATGGTTTTTATATGGCTTGTTTATTGAAAAAATAA
- a CDS encoding acyltransferase family protein, which produces MTSQNRLVSADIYRGFVMLLMMAEVLHFGKVAEALPESSFWAFLAHHQDHVEWVGCSLHDLIQPSFSFLVGVVLPYSIASRLTQERGFNQAFLHALKRSLILIVLGIFLRSQYKAQTYFTFEDTLSQIGLGYPFLFLLAFRSQKIQIASLVILLVGYWLAFALYPLPDAYFNYENAGITKDWEHNLTGFTAHWNKNTNLAWAFDQWFLNIFPREKPFQFNGGGYTTLSFIPTLGTMILGLLAGNILKSTSVAQEKLKHFVLLGITGLGLGIILDLLGICPNVKRIWTPTWVLFSGGWCFLLLAFFYWIIDIKQHTRWAYGLKVIGMNSIAAYCIADALGVYISKSLTIHLGENYANLFGTPYHSLVHGGAMLLIYWLILNWLYTNKMFIKI; this is translated from the coding sequence ATGACATCTCAAAACCGACTTGTATCTGCCGATATCTACCGTGGCTTTGTCATGCTGCTTATGATGGCCGAAGTTCTTCATTTTGGCAAAGTTGCCGAAGCCCTTCCCGAAAGCTCATTTTGGGCATTTTTAGCCCATCATCAAGACCACGTTGAGTGGGTGGGCTGTTCGCTTCATGACCTGATACAGCCCTCCTTTTCATTTTTGGTAGGAGTAGTTTTGCCATATTCTATCGCTAGCCGCCTTACACAAGAACGAGGATTTAATCAAGCTTTTTTACATGCCCTCAAACGCTCACTTATACTTATTGTTTTAGGGATTTTCTTGCGTTCACAGTACAAAGCACAAACCTATTTTACCTTTGAAGATACCCTTAGTCAAATTGGTCTAGGTTATCCTTTTTTATTTTTATTGGCCTTTCGTTCTCAAAAAATACAAATCGCAAGTCTAGTAATACTATTAGTTGGCTATTGGCTGGCTTTTGCTTTGTATCCTCTTCCTGATGCCTATTTCAACTACGAAAATGCAGGTATTACAAAAGATTGGGAACATAACCTTACAGGATTTACGGCACATTGGAACAAAAATACAAACCTCGCATGGGCATTTGACCAGTGGTTTTTGAATATTTTCCCACGAGAAAAGCCATTCCAATTCAATGGAGGTGGATATACCACATTAAGCTTTATTCCTACACTTGGCACGATGATTTTAGGACTTCTGGCAGGCAATATTTTGAAGTCGACATCAGTAGCACAAGAGAAACTAAAGCACTTTGTCTTACTCGGAATAACAGGACTGGGACTAGGTATTATTCTGGATTTGTTGGGTATTTGCCCCAATGTAAAACGTATCTGGACACCAACATGGGTACTTTTTAGTGGCGGATGGTGTTTTTTACTTTTGGCATTTTTTTATTGGATTATCGACATCAAACAACATACTCGTTGGGCTTATGGCTTAAAAGTCATTGGGATGAACTCTATTGCAGCCTATTGCATCGCCGATGCGTTGGGTGTATATATCTCTAAATCGTTAACCATACATTTAGGCGAAAACTATGCAAATTTATTTGGCACGCCTTATCATTCACTTGTACATGGAGGAGCAATGTTATTGATTTACTGGCTGATTTTGAACTGGTTATATACAAATAAAATGTTTATCAAAATTTAA
- the gpmI gene encoding 2,3-bisphosphoglycerate-independent phosphoglycerate mutase, which produces MNKKVVLMILDGWGIATKPEVSAIDAAKTPFMDSLYPKYPHSKLEASGLAVGLPAGQMGNSEVGHMNLGAGRVVYQNLVRINKAVEENTLAQEPVLAEAFAYAKEHGKKVHFIGLVSNGGVHSHINHLKALCTASQTAGVSETYIHAFTDGRDTDPKSGLGFLTDLQAHIATTGAKIASVTGRYFAMDRDNRWERVKLAYDAMVKGTGEKVSADGLLAAISASYEAGVTDEFIKPIIVEENGAPVATIAEGDVVLCFNFRTDRGREITQALTQRDFPEQDMTKLSLYYLTMTEYDKSFTGVKVVFDDSNIVMTLGEVLQNAGKKQIRMAETEKYPHVTFFFSGGREEPFVGQTNILRSSPKVATYDLAPEMSARDLRDALIPELEKEEVDFVCLNFANPDMVGHTGVFEAVVKAVETVDQCAQAVVEAGLKHGYSFIIIADHGNADFMINEDGTPNTAHSTNLVPCILVDNEYTKPIKDGKLGDIAPTILELIGVPQPKEMTGVSLL; this is translated from the coding sequence GTGAACAAGAAAGTAGTATTAATGATTTTGGATGGCTGGGGCATTGCTACCAAGCCAGAGGTGTCGGCAATTGATGCCGCAAAAACCCCTTTCATGGATTCGTTGTATCCAAAATATCCACATTCCAAACTAGAAGCATCTGGTTTGGCAGTAGGCTTGCCTGCTGGACAAATGGGTAATTCGGAAGTGGGACACATGAACTTGGGTGCTGGACGAGTGGTGTATCAAAATTTGGTAAGAATCAACAAGGCTGTTGAAGAAAATACGTTGGCACAAGAACCTGTGTTGGCCGAGGCTTTTGCTTATGCTAAAGAGCATGGTAAAAAAGTGCATTTTATTGGCTTGGTCTCAAATGGTGGGGTTCACTCGCATATCAATCACTTGAAAGCTCTTTGTACGGCTTCTCAGACTGCTGGGGTGTCCGAAACATATATCCATGCGTTTACCGATGGCCGCGATACCGACCCTAAATCAGGGCTGGGCTTTTTAACCGACTTACAAGCACATATTGCTACAACAGGTGCCAAAATTGCCTCTGTAACAGGTCGTTATTTTGCGATGGACCGCGACAACCGCTGGGAGCGTGTCAAATTGGCTTATGATGCAATGGTAAAAGGTACTGGCGAAAAAGTAAGTGCCGATGGCCTATTGGCTGCCATTTCGGCATCGTACGAAGCCGGTGTAACCGACGAGTTTATCAAGCCTATTATTGTTGAAGAAAATGGGGCTCCTGTAGCAACTATTGCTGAGGGCGATGTGGTACTTTGTTTTAATTTCCGTACCGACCGTGGCCGTGAAATTACACAAGCCCTTACACAACGTGATTTCCCTGAACAAGACATGACCAAATTGTCGTTGTATTATTTAACAATGACAGAATACGATAAGTCTTTTACAGGTGTAAAAGTGGTGTTTGACGATAGCAATATTGTGATGACTTTGGGAGAGGTTTTACAGAATGCTGGTAAAAAACAGATTCGTATGGCCGAAACAGAGAAATATCCTCACGTTACATTTTTCTTCTCGGGTGGCCGTGAAGAGCCTTTTGTTGGTCAAACCAACATTCTTCGTTCTTCACCAAAAGTAGCAACGTATGATTTAGCTCCAGAAATGTCAGCTCGTGATTTACGTGATGCCTTAATTCCTGAGTTGGAAAAAGAAGAAGTAGACTTTGTGTGTTTAAACTTTGCCAACCCCGACATGGTAGGTCATACTGGTGTTTTTGAGGCTGTTGTAAAAGCTGTTGAAACAGTTGACCAATGTGCTCAGGCAGTGGTTGAAGCAGGCTTAAAACATGGGTATAGCTTTATTATTATTGCTGACCACGGTAATGCCGACTTTATGATTAATGAAGATGGAACACCAAATACGGCTCACTCTACCAATTTAGTACCATGTATTTTGGTAGACAATGAATATACCAAACCAATTAAAGACGGTAAATTGGGCGATATTGCTCCAACTATCCTTGAGTTGATTGGTGTACCTCAGCCAAAAGAAATGACAGGCGTGAGTTTGTTGTAG
- a CDS encoding DUF1684 domain-containing protein has protein sequence MKKWSVIMALCISVNSFGQAWKDSVDTFRKNYQAAFLKEERSPLKQADLGYLRFYEPDSLYQIEGIFKPSTDKKVLMFPTSSGQQKEYTKYGEISFELKGKKLQLNVYRSLSLMRIPLYKDYLFIPLKDVTSGKETYGGGRYLDAKMGDIQAGKIRLDFNKLYNPYCAFSEGFSCPIPPKENHLPIAIEAGEKNFAKPKD, from the coding sequence ATGAAAAAATGGAGTGTAATTATGGCCTTGTGTATTTCTGTCAATAGTTTTGGACAGGCTTGGAAAGATTCTGTAGATACTTTCAGAAAAAACTATCAGGCGGCTTTTCTGAAAGAAGAACGAAGCCCTCTTAAACAGGCAGATTTGGGTTATTTACGATTTTATGAACCCGATTCTTTGTATCAAATAGAAGGGATATTTAAACCTTCGACCGATAAAAAAGTGTTGATGTTTCCAACATCGAGTGGCCAACAGAAAGAATATACCAAATACGGCGAAATTAGCTTTGAATTGAAAGGGAAAAAGCTTCAACTAAACGTTTATAGAAGCCTAAGCCTAATGAGGATTCCTCTGTACAAAGACTATCTGTTTATTCCTCTAAAAGATGTAACTTCGGGGAAAGAAACTTATGGTGGAGGACGGTATTTAGATGCCAAAATGGGTGATATTCAAGCGGGAAAAATAAGGCTCGATTTTAATAAATTATATAATCCTTATTGTGCTTTTAGCGAAGGATTTAGCTGTCCGATTCCCCCCAAAGAGAATCATTTGCCGATTGCTATAGAAGCAGGCGAGAAGAATTTTGCCAAACCCAAAGACTGA
- a CDS encoding low molecular weight protein-tyrosine-phosphatase, with amino-acid sequence MIKVLFVCTGNICRSPIAEETFRRAVKKRDLQRVIQCDSAATHNYHIGDLPDHRTRKNAVNHGLDLTHRCRRLTGEDFSVFDYIVGMDNFNMDNIQSISYRANGIYQPDEVCFLYRRFDPEVQIANRDYPINHKEFPIPEVPDPYYGTHEDFENVYQIVSRCAEEFLDFLVRNHEL; translated from the coding sequence ATGATAAAAGTACTTTTTGTATGTACAGGCAATATTTGCCGTTCGCCCATTGCAGAGGAAACCTTTAGAAGAGCTGTGAAAAAAAGAGATTTGCAAAGGGTAATACAATGTGATTCGGCCGCAACCCATAATTATCATATTGGCGATTTGCCCGACCACCGTACTCGCAAAAATGCCGTTAATCATGGCCTAGACTTAACACATAGATGCCGCCGATTAACAGGCGAAGACTTTTCTGTATTTGATTATATCGTTGGAATGGATAATTTCAATATGGACAATATCCAGTCGATTTCGTATCGAGCCAATGGTATTTATCAGCCCGACGAGGTTTGCTTTTTATACCGTAGGTTTGACCCTGAGGTACAAATCGCTAATCGTGATTATCCTATCAACCACAAAGAATTTCCAATTCCCGAAGTGCCAGACCCTTATTATGGCACGCACGAAGATTTTGAAAATGTGTATCAAATTGTAAGCCGTTGTGCCGAAGAGTTTTTGGACTTTTTGGTACGAAATCATGAATTATAG
- a CDS encoding FtsB family cell division protein, protein MLKLLFTKYRFYFLSFCGLFLWMLFFDGNDIFSQWRMYRELSRLEAEKVYYQEKLKEVEREREEVLGNPKLIEKYAREKYLMKKPTEELYILVDEDNQPVEK, encoded by the coding sequence ATGCTCAAACTTCTTTTTACGAAATATCGCTTTTATTTCCTTTCGTTTTGTGGGCTGTTTCTTTGGATGTTGTTTTTTGATGGAAACGACATCTTTAGCCAATGGCGAATGTACCGAGAATTAAGCCGTTTGGAGGCCGAAAAAGTATATTATCAAGAAAAACTCAAGGAGGTTGAACGTGAACGTGAGGAGGTTTTAGGAAATCCTAAATTGATAGAAAAGTATGCTCGTGAAAAGTATTTGATGAAAAAACCTACCGAAGAACTCTATATCTTGGTAGATGAAGACAATCAACCTGTTGAAAAATAA
- the eno gene encoding phosphopyruvate hydratase, translating to MSAIQYVHARQILDSRGNPTVEVDIRTEAGAFGRAAVPSGASTGIHEAVELRDDDKSVYVGKGVLKAVENVNEAIAAEILGIEVTEQNLIDKLMIELDGTANKGKLGANAILGVSLAVAKAAAQESGLSLYRYVGGTNANTLPVPMMNILNGGSHADNSIDFQEFMVMPAKAESFSHALRMGTEVFHALKGVLKSKGYSTNVGDEGGFAPNIKSNEEAIEIVLQSIEKAGYKPGEEIFIAMDAAASEFYNEETGLYTFKKSDGKQLNSLEMAAYWKTWADKYPIISIEDGMAEDDWAGWKEQTKLIGNKVQLVGDDLFVTNVKRLQMGIEQGVANAVLVKVNQIGSLTETIDTINLAKRNSYKNIMSHRSGETEDATIADLAVALNTGQIKTGSASRSDRMAKYNQLLRIEEELGSNAYFPGLTF from the coding sequence ATGAGTGCTATTCAGTATGTTCATGCAAGACAAATCTTGGATTCACGTGGAAATCCAACAGTTGAAGTAGATATTCGTACCGAAGCAGGTGCGTTTGGCCGTGCTGCTGTACCATCAGGTGCATCAACAGGTATTCACGAGGCTGTTGAATTACGTGACGACGATAAATCTGTTTACGTAGGAAAAGGTGTTTTGAAAGCCGTTGAGAACGTTAACGAAGCTATCGCTGCCGAAATTTTGGGTATCGAGGTGACTGAGCAAAACCTTATCGACAAGTTGATGATTGAACTCGACGGAACTGCCAATAAAGGTAAGTTGGGTGCAAACGCTATCTTGGGTGTATCTTTGGCAGTAGCAAAAGCAGCTGCTCAAGAATCAGGTTTGTCTCTTTACCGTTATGTAGGTGGTACTAACGCAAACACTTTGCCTGTACCAATGATGAACATCTTGAATGGTGGTTCACACGCTGACAACTCTATCGACTTCCAAGAGTTCATGGTAATGCCTGCTAAAGCTGAGTCTTTCTCTCACGCTTTGCGTATGGGTACTGAGGTGTTCCATGCTTTGAAGGGTGTATTGAAATCTAAAGGTTATTCTACAAACGTAGGTGACGAAGGTGGTTTTGCTCCAAACATCAAGTCGAATGAGGAAGCTATCGAAATCGTATTGCAATCAATCGAAAAAGCAGGTTATAAGCCAGGTGAAGAAATCTTCATCGCTATGGATGCTGCTGCTTCTGAATTCTATAACGAAGAAACTGGTCTTTATACATTCAAGAAATCTGATGGCAAGCAGTTGAATTCTTTAGAAATGGCTGCTTACTGGAAAACTTGGGCTGACAAATATCCAATCATCTCTATCGAAGACGGTATGGCTGAAGATGACTGGGCTGGTTGGAAAGAGCAAACTAAATTAATTGGCAACAAAGTTCAATTAGTAGGTGATGACTTGTTTGTAACAAACGTAAAACGTTTACAAATGGGTATCGAACAAGGTGTAGCAAACGCAGTATTAGTAAAAGTAAACCAAATCGGTTCTTTGACTGAAACTATTGATACTATCAACTTGGCGAAACGTAACTCTTACAAAAACATCATGTCGCACCGTTCAGGTGAAACTGAAGATGCTACAATCGCTGACTTGGCGGTAGCATTGAACACTGGCCAAATCAAAACTGGTTCGGCTTCTCGTTCAGACCGTATGGCTAAATATAACCAATTGCTTCGTATCGAGGAAGAATTAGGCTCTAACGCTTATTTCCCTGGTTTGACATTCTAA